A genomic window from Calonectris borealis chromosome 26, bCalBor7.hap1.2, whole genome shotgun sequence includes:
- the RAB7B gene encoding ras-related protein Rab-7b isoform X1 produces MPRQVSAPQGPSMDTSKKVDLKIIIIGALGVGKTSLLHQYVHKTFYEDYRTTLGASILTKVLAVDNTPLKLQIWDTGGQERFRSMVSTFYKGSDGCMLAFDVTDRESFESLDNWRDDFLEKVIPREQDFPMVVLGNKIDICDRQVPKEMASAWCKEKDIPYFEVSAKNNINVAEAFETLAKQALTTYKGIFESYLTDSIKLTPNDKPKKSCC; encoded by the exons ATGCCCCGGCAGGTGAGTGC CCCACAGGGCCCGTCCATGGATACCAGCAAGAAGGTGGACCTGAAGATAATCATCATAGGAGCTCTGGG CGTGGGCAAAACCTCCCTCCTGCACCAGTACGTGCACAAGACGTTTTACGAAGACTACCGCACCACGCTGGGCGCCAGCATCCTGACCAAAGTCCTCGCGGTGGACAACACCCCCCTGAAACTgcag ATctgggacacggggggacaggaaCGATTCCGGTCCATGGTGTCAACCTTTTACAAAGGCTCGGACGGCTGCATGCTGGCCTTCGACGTGACGGACAGGGAGTCCTTTGAGTCCCTGGACAACTGGAGAGATGACTTCCTGGAGAAGGTCATTCCAAGGGAGCAAGATTTCCCCATGGTCGTGCTGGGGAACAAAATAGACATCTGCGATCGGCAG GTACCCAAGGAGATGGCCTCAGCCTGGTGCAAGGAGAAAGACATCCCTTATTTTGAAGTCAGCGCCAAGAACAACATCAATGTTGCAGAGGCTTTCGAGACCCTCGCAAAGCAGGCATTAACAACG TATAAAGGGATTTTTGAGAGTTATTTAACTGACTCCATCAAACTCACTCCCAATGACAAGCCCAAGAAGAGCTGCTGCTGA
- the RAB7B gene encoding ras-related protein Rab-7b isoform X2: protein MPRQGPSMDTSKKVDLKIIIIGALGVGKTSLLHQYVHKTFYEDYRTTLGASILTKVLAVDNTPLKLQIWDTGGQERFRSMVSTFYKGSDGCMLAFDVTDRESFESLDNWRDDFLEKVIPREQDFPMVVLGNKIDICDRQVPKEMASAWCKEKDIPYFEVSAKNNINVAEAFETLAKQALTTYKGIFESYLTDSIKLTPNDKPKKSCC from the exons ATGCCCCGGCAG GGCCCGTCCATGGATACCAGCAAGAAGGTGGACCTGAAGATAATCATCATAGGAGCTCTGGG CGTGGGCAAAACCTCCCTCCTGCACCAGTACGTGCACAAGACGTTTTACGAAGACTACCGCACCACGCTGGGCGCCAGCATCCTGACCAAAGTCCTCGCGGTGGACAACACCCCCCTGAAACTgcag ATctgggacacggggggacaggaaCGATTCCGGTCCATGGTGTCAACCTTTTACAAAGGCTCGGACGGCTGCATGCTGGCCTTCGACGTGACGGACAGGGAGTCCTTTGAGTCCCTGGACAACTGGAGAGATGACTTCCTGGAGAAGGTCATTCCAAGGGAGCAAGATTTCCCCATGGTCGTGCTGGGGAACAAAATAGACATCTGCGATCGGCAG GTACCCAAGGAGATGGCCTCAGCCTGGTGCAAGGAGAAAGACATCCCTTATTTTGAAGTCAGCGCCAAGAACAACATCAATGTTGCAGAGGCTTTCGAGACCCTCGCAAAGCAGGCATTAACAACG TATAAAGGGATTTTTGAGAGTTATTTAACTGACTCCATCAAACTCACTCCCAATGACAAGCCCAAGAAGAGCTGCTGCTGA
- the RAB7B gene encoding ras-related protein Rab-7b isoform X3 has translation MDTSKKVDLKIIIIGALGVGKTSLLHQYVHKTFYEDYRTTLGASILTKVLAVDNTPLKLQIWDTGGQERFRSMVSTFYKGSDGCMLAFDVTDRESFESLDNWRDDFLEKVIPREQDFPMVVLGNKIDICDRQYKGIFESYLTDSIKLTPNDKPKKSCC, from the exons ATGGATACCAGCAAGAAGGTGGACCTGAAGATAATCATCATAGGAGCTCTGGG CGTGGGCAAAACCTCCCTCCTGCACCAGTACGTGCACAAGACGTTTTACGAAGACTACCGCACCACGCTGGGCGCCAGCATCCTGACCAAAGTCCTCGCGGTGGACAACACCCCCCTGAAACTgcag ATctgggacacggggggacaggaaCGATTCCGGTCCATGGTGTCAACCTTTTACAAAGGCTCGGACGGCTGCATGCTGGCCTTCGACGTGACGGACAGGGAGTCCTTTGAGTCCCTGGACAACTGGAGAGATGACTTCCTGGAGAAGGTCATTCCAAGGGAGCAAGATTTCCCCATGGTCGTGCTGGGGAACAAAATAGACATCTGCGATCGGCAG TATAAAGGGATTTTTGAGAGTTATTTAACTGACTCCATCAAACTCACTCCCAATGACAAGCCCAAGAAGAGCTGCTGCTGA
- the CTSE gene encoding cathepsin E codes for MVQYSEDCAAFTEANEPLINYLDMEYFGQISIGTPPQNFTVIFDTGSSNLWVPSAYCISKACTEHTRFQPSLSSTYQAIGTPFSIQYGTGSLTGVIGSDQVVVEGLTVSNQQFAESISEPGKAFLDAEFDGILGLAYPSLAVDGVTPVFDNMMAQNLVDLPMFSVYMSTNPDSSMGGELLFGGFDPSRFTGTLNWVPVTQQGYWQIQLDNVQVGGTVAFCGNGCQAIVDTGTSLLTGPTKDIKELQSYIGATPVDGEYAVECSNLNVMPDVTFTINGLPYTLSAQAYTLMEYSDSMAICTSGFQGMDIPPPAGPLWILGDVFIRQFYSVFDRGNNRVGLAPAVP; via the exons ATGGTCCAGTACAGCGAGGACTGCGCTGCCTTCACGGAGGCCAATGAGCCTCTCATCAACTACCTGGAC ATGGAGTATTTCGGGCAGATCTCCatcgggacccccccccagaacTTCACTGTGATATTCGACACGGGCTCCTCCAACCTCTGGGTGCCGTCCGCCTACTGCATCAGCAAAGCCTGCA CTGAGCACACCAGGTTTCAGCCGTCACTGTCCAGCACGTACCAGGCGATAGGGACCCCCTTCTCCATCCAGTACGGGACCGGCAGTTTGACGGGGGTCATTGGATCTGACCAAGTAGTC gTCGAGGGCCTCACCGTGAGCAACCAGCAGTTTGCAGAGAGCATCAGCGAGCCGGGAAAAGCCTTCCTGGATGCAGAGTTTGACGGGATCCTGGGGCTGGCTTACCCCTCGCTGGCTGTGGATGGGGTCACCCCTGTCTTCGACAACATGATGGCACAAAATCTGGTGGATCTGCCCATGTTCTCTGTCTACATGAGCAC caACCCCGACTCCTCCATGGGAGGAGAGCTGCTCTTTGGTGGCTTTGACCCCTCTCGCTTCACGGGGACCCTGAACTGGGTGCCGGTCACCCAGCAAGGGTACTGGCAGATCCAGCTGGACAA CGTCCAGGTGGGTGGGACAGTGGCTTTCTGCGGGAACGGCTGCCAGGCCATCGTGGACACCGGGACGTCGCTCCTCACGGGTCCCACCAAGGATATAAAAGAATTGCAAAGCTATATTGGTGCCACGCCTGTGGATGGAGAG TACGCCGTGGAGTGCAGCAACCTCAACGTGATGCCCGACGTGACCTTCACCATCAACGGGCTCCCCTACACGCTCAGTGCCCAGGCCTACACCCTCATG GAGTACAGCGACAGCATGGCCATCTGCACCAGCGGCTTCCAGGGCATGGACATCCCCCCTCCCGCTGGACCCCTCTGGATTTTGGGCGACGTTTTCATCCGTCAGTTTTACTCCGTCTTTGACCGTGGAAATAACAGGGTGGGGTTGGCCCCCGCCGTCCCTTAG